Genomic DNA from Patescibacteria group bacterium:
TACTACCACCACCTCTTGGCATTATGGTGTTAATATTTAAAACATCGCCAGGCATAAGAAGTGTCTTGGCATAATCAAGAACTATCACCTTGCCATCAGGTCCAATGTCGGCGTCGGTATAAGTGTGGGAGAAGATGATTTGTGGCGTTTTGCTCTTCCTCACTCCAGTCATCTGCGGCATTGACGGCACCGACTCTCCAAAAAGGAAAGCAAATGCTATTTTCGCACCACCGCCAACAACGCCACTGCTTTTAATTTTCGGAATGACATTATCGGCTTGAACTGGTTGAATAGCTGCCTCGGCAACACCCACGCCATCTCCTGACATAAACATAAACGTTTGCGCCATTAAACAGGTGAGCAGCATACCAACAACAACATTGCGCGGCCAGTTCTTTTTCTCGCTTTCTCCAGACTTATAAACAAAGACCAAAACTGTATAGCCGATAAGCAAAAGAAATGTGGCCTCAAATAGAACTTCGGACCGATTCATTTCCAACCAGCCAGCCTTTCCAAAATGAGCTCCAATTGTCTGACTTGTCATCATGCCAAACTTGACTACGTGGGCAACATATCCCCTCAGCAATAAGAAAATAAAAAGGCTACCAATAAACTTCAGACCAAATTTGACTATACTGCTCCAAAAATCAAGAACAATAGCATCCTTTCCGTAGATCTCCCAAATATACGGCACTACAAAAAGAAATGCCACCCAGGAAAATACTACAAAAAAAGGAAACCGTGTAAAGCCGATACAGACAATCCCGGATATAACAAGAATTGCTAGGGTAATCATCGCCCATTTCACAACCTGCTCCGGGAGCGACATAATTTTAGACGTAGCCGTAGTCATGTTCTCCTCCTTAACTTCGCAAAGCTTTTATAAGCACCTGAAACATCTCAGAAAAGAAATCGATGCTCAAGATTGTCATAAGCAAACTACCTTTTTTTCTGCTCGCATTACTTGCCTCATCGCCAGCCTTAAACGTTTCTTCGGTAACACTCTCCTTGAATCTTTTTACGTTCTCCATAAGGTCTGTAAGACCATTTGCCACTTCATCATGAAATGAAACAACAAATGATAACGGACAAAGCACCAACAGAAAAACAATAAACGCCTTCCACCAGAACCAGGTTCGATTAGTGCTCTCGAGCCACTTAGAAAAATACGAAGGGGTTGTTATTTTTTTCTTTTCCTTAGCAGCGTCTTTCGCAACAATATTTGATTCTGCCAAAAACATATTCAACTCATCATCAGTTGCAAAACAATCAAAATCAAGATGGTTGTTCAGCTTTTCCACATAAACATTCCAGTCTTCAAGCCCCTTTATTTTCTTGGACTCACACCTCTTTGATGCCGCCAAGATTGCCTTCATATCGGCAACTTGTTCATCACTTAAGTTTTTGCCACGCATCAATTTTTCATTAACTGCCTGTTGAAGATTATCATCGTAAACAGCCCGAATTTCATCGCGGACATATCGAGTTGACGTGGCGAAGATTGGCTCCCCCGCGCCAAAATACAAACCGCCGATAAACAACAAGACAGTTGACAAAGCGACTGCGTAAAAAATATTATTGTTATTGTCAACGATCTCGTTTACAGCAACAAAAAATACCATTCGAAACCGTACATTAATAGTTGCTAAAAAAAGAATCGAGCCAATGATTGTAAGCGCAGACACCAAAACAAAAAAAGTATGGTCTGCTGCAAATGCAATCAATAGCAAGCCAATGACAAAAAATATCCCGTAAGTCTTAATTCCGGTATTCATTTCGAATATCTCCTTTTTGATTCTGCCAAGCTCCGGAAATTTGCCAACAAGCCCAAGCTGGGTAGTGGCCCCCATTCTCTTTTTGGACCATCCAAATAAATCGGATAATCTGTCGTGGTTCCAATAAGCTGAACAACAATCTTTCTTCTTTCTTCCTTAAATCCGTCAGGATTCAAGGGAATGGACAAAAAACCATTAGCGTCGGTCTTATCGAAATACGTCCGCCCCTTTACGAGAATAGTATTCCATTCTCGCTTCATCTCTTCTGAAATTCTAACGTCCATGCTTCGCAGTGGTCCATTGTAAACGATTATCTGGACATCAAGATCATATAAACCATCTCGACCAACTAACCGCTCCTCAATTTCAAACTTTTCAGGCTTCTTCGGCTCTGTTGGCTTTACCGCCACAGGCGTTTCTTTATCACCAGAACCATCAATAGCATCAGAAGCTTCTTTCTTTTTTTTCCCTTTGCCCTTATAATGCGCATTAAAACATTTTGAGCAATAAGGCTTGCCTTCATAAGCTTCCTTATTACAACCATCCTGTTCGCATGTAGTCATATCCGTTCTCCTCGGTTATTTTTAGTATAAAATTGTCAAAGAGCTCACCATTGAACTCCTTTTTTTTAAATTAAAAAATTCTAGTCCAACAGATAAATATAGCACATTTTGGCAAAAAAGTCAACACTAAATCGCCTAAATCAATAAAATGGCTAATATTAAAATAGAGCTAGCTATAAACTCAATATTCCTTGACACAATCAAAATAATATGTAATTATAACACTCATAACTTATTAAAATATATTTTTAGTATTATTAATACTTGGACTCGATTTTATTAATCTTTATAGAACTCACATAAAGAGTTTTGGGGCGATTCACATCGCAAAACAGAGATTTGATAAAATTGGAGGCGATTGCTTTCCTTTGGAGTTTAATTTCTTGTGATACCAAAACAATTTATGACAACATTTAAAGACCTGGGGCTTAATAAAGCCATCCAGCAAAGTCTTGACGACTTAGGATTTACAACTCCTTCGCCTATTCAAGCTGAATCTATCCCTTTTTTACTTAGCTCAACTGAGGACTTGATTGCCTTAGCGCAAACCGGAACCGGTAAGACGGCCGCTTTTAGTATTCCAATCATTCAACAACTTGAGAATAATTCCAAGGACTTACAAGCCATCATCTTGTGTCCGACACGTGAATTGGCTTTACAAATCTCGAAAGACATCGTCGCTTTCACTAAGCATTCCAAAGAAGTAACTTCATTGGCAGTTTATGGTGGCGAGAGCATTACTAACCAAATCAGCACCTTAAGACGGGGCGTGAATATTGTCGTGGGTACTCCCGGACGTGTGCACGATTTGATTCGTCGCAAGGCTTTGAAATTACAAGATATTCGTTGGGTAGTTTTGGACGAAGCAGATGAGATGTTAGACATGGGCTTCAAGGATGACCTTGATGCGGTCTTGGCGGAAACACCAGAAACAAAACAAACTCTATTATTCTCCGCAACAATGTCGAGCAGCGTGCGTAGTATTGCTAGCAAATACATGAGTAAGCCTCATGAGATTAGCATGGGTGAAAAAAATATCGGTGCTGATAACGTTACTCATGAATACTACATCGTGCAAGCGCGCGATCGCTATGAAGCTTTACGTCGTTTAGTTGATTCCCTACCGGATATTTATGGTATTCTTTTTTGTCGAACCAGACGTGAGACACAGGAAGTAGCGGACAAGTTGAAAGAAAATCATTACAACGCTGAACCACTTCATGGTGAGATTACGCAAAATATGCGTACCCAGATCATGGACAGATTTAGAAATAGAAAAATTCAATTACTAGTAGCCACTGACGTGGCTGCGCGTGGCATTGACGTTAGTGATTTAACTCATGTTATCAACTACAACCTGCCTGATGCCAACGAGACATACGTTCACCGCAGTGGCCGAACTGGTCGTGCCCAAAAGAGTGGCACCTCAATCACAATTTTGCACCCAAAAGAAAGAAGTCGGATTATGGATATTCAAAGAAAAGTTGGTAAACCGTTTACGCAAAAACAAGTGCCCCAAGGTGAAGATATTTGCAAGAGCCAATTATTAGGTTTTGTTGATAAAATCAAAGACGCGGATGTAAATAAAGAACAGATTGCACAATACCTACCAGCGGTAAACGAAAAATTAGACGGACTAAGTCGTGAAGACTTGATTAATCATTTCATCTCATACGAATTAAGTCACTTTTTAAAAGACTACGAAGAGTCACGTGATTTGAATACTAACGCAACTAGCGGACCAGCCAAGGAAAGAATGGCCAGCGAAAACGTCGCTAGCTTCAAAATCAATTTGGGCAACCGTGATGGTTTTGATATCAAAGGTTTGTTTGGCTTAATCAATAGCAAGCGCGAATTAAAAGGTTCTGAGATCGGCCGTGTCGATGTCCTACCTGGTCATTCCGTTTTTGGTATTGATAAAAAATTCCAAGATGCGGTCTTGCAAGCCTTGAACGGCTCAAGCTACCGTGGCAAAACTCTTGAAGTTACTCAAACAACTCAATCCAACGAACCACGCCGAAAATCTTTTGGCGGTTCTAGAGGTAGCAGCTTTGGCGGATCACGTGGTGGTCGCAGTGAAGGCGGTCGTGGCGGCTTTAAGGGACGTAATGAAGGCAGAAGTGAAGGTGGAAGTGGTAGAAGTTTTGGCGGACGCAGTGAAGGTGGACGTGAAGGTGGCTACAAAAAACCCTTCGGTGGTGCTGCTAAAAAAGGAAAATCAGATGGTTCTGATGTTTTCAAATTTGGCTACACTAAGAAAACTAGAGTTAGTTAAACAAAACAAATTTAGATATAAAAAAAGCTGTTCTCATTCGAGAACAGCTTTTTGAATTTATAAAATCTTATTTTGCCTTTACGCCCAATTTAGTTAAGATAATAGACATCGGACAATAGCCAGTTAGGGCAAATAAAACCATCACCGAGCCGACAAAAACCGTTAAATAGAAAAAACTAGACGACACCTGAATTCCTAAAAAAACACTGATAGGCACCAACAAGCCAGCGATTAAAAATAATAATCTCTCAAGATACCAATGATCTATTGGTTGTCTGTAAATAGCCATAATTTTATATAATAATTAATTATAAATACATTATACCGCAAGTAAAGAAAAAAAGCTATCCGAGATGGATAACTTTTTGATTATTTTTTTCATTAACTTGTCCGCATAGGCTGCTAATTTCTTTCAGGATGCCAAATATGCTATAATGAACATAGATTCTAATAATTAAAATTTAAATTTATGAAAAAAATTATTCAAGTATTATTGATAATTATTTTAGTTACTTTTTTAATTCTAACCGCTATCGCAATTTTTAACCCCCTTAATCTTCGCACCAAGTTTATTGGCAGCATTATCAATAGCTATTTGAGTAGTAATATTAAAAATTATTCACCAACTACCGATAGTCAAAATATTGCCACAAGCTCCACCTCCACCTCCACCTCCACCGAAAGCAGTATCACGGGAACAAGTGCGGATAAACATCCTCTTCTAAATGAGAACCAAGAAAAAACCCTTGAGAGTTTTGGCGTTAATGTTTCGCAATTACCGACTAGCATAACAGCTGGCATGCAAACCTGTTTTATTGAAAAACTTGGAACAACAAGAGCTTATGAAATAATGAAAGGTGACACACCTAGTGTCGTTGATTTTTTTAAGGCTAAGGATTGTATTGGAAAATAAAATACATATTAATCATAAATTATCTTGAATAAATACAGTATTTTTTCAAATAAAAAAGAGCCGTTCTTTAAAAAGAACGGCTCTGTGTTGTTTTAGTCTTACTTTTTCTCTGATTCCCAGTAGCCTTGATTCGGCCCGATGGTTGAGATAGATGATGCAACATTCGCACCTGGGTAAAGTTTTTTTATACACTTACCAACTCTCCTGGCAAGACGCTGTCTGACCATTTCATTTCTACCAGGCTTTTCAAGCAAGCCTACAATTTCAACGATAATCTCTTCTCCCAAGCCATAGGCCATAAGATCGGGAACAAACAAACAGGTCATATCATTTTCATCCTTAAGACCAAGCTCTGAAATTGATACCACTGCCTTAACAATTGCCCTATGAAGACGATTCAATGCTTTTTCACTCTGACTGGGCGGAAGACACCATACTCTTATTACCGGCATAAAAAACCTCCTTAAAATGAATTGTTAATCAAGCTGACATTTATAAATTATAATGAGCAATAAATTATAATAACATTAAACATAAATAATGTCAACATACAACAAAGCCATGGATATATAAAAAAATAACGCTATTAATTAGCGTTATTTTCTCGTGCTCGGGAACAGGGATTCGAACCCCAATTAACTGGACCAGAACCAGTCGTCCTACCATTAGACGATTCCCGAATGATACTTATATTTTCTATTCTCTCCCTCACCCCGACCCTCTCCCGGCGGGGCGAGGGAGAATTAATTTCACTCGTTTGTTTTTAACAAACTATCCAACTACTTTCCCACCAAATGTCTTCAACAGACTATCCAACATATCGCCACCACCATTGCCACCTTCAACTTTCTCCACTGTCTCGGTGACTTGATTCTCGCGAATAATTTGCTCAGCTACTTCATCGGTCGGATCATTGTCAAAGCTAACCTCATGTGTTTCACTGATGTTTAGGGCTTCATTGACTATGGACTCGATTACTATCGTAGAACCAAAAATTTGTTTTAGGGCATCACTAACTACTGCCTTCACCGCCGGTTCTTCAATACGATCACGGTGGAATTTGAACTTAAAAAATAATTTCAAAACTCCATTCTCAACAGCACCGGGAACACAAGCACGTAAGACAAAACTCAAAGAGTGATTGTTTTTTTGCACCACCGCTAAAACATCATTCCATTTGGACATCATTTGTTGACTGCTAAAATTAACATTATCGCCCTGAGCATTAACCACTTGTACTGAATTTGGTTTCCGGGTTGGCTCTTGCCCCGTTTTTAAACCACTACCTGTGCCACTATTATCCGTAAAAACCGGGGCTGACATAGTTGGCGTTGAACATAATTCAATAATCGCCACCTCCACTGGTAATTGGATTATAAAACTTTCCTTAATTTCATTGCCAGCTTTAGTGAATTTTTCGATTGCGTTGATAACGCGACCAACCTCAATTTCCTTCAAAATTTTACTAATTTTCACTTCCACACCTTCGCCTAGCTCCAAACCAAATTTCTCAGACAATTTCAAATTAATTTTACCCAACATTATCTTACGCAACAACTCAATCAAGTCTTTTAAAAATCTTTTTAAATCTACACCTTCGTCCATCACTTTATTCACCAAGGCAATCGCTGAGGCGGCATCTTTCTTGACCAATAGTTCAATCAAAGCAATCGCTTCGCCAATGTCACTACGAGGAATAACTAGGTTTGCGTCTTCTTGGGAAATACGACGCTTGCCATCTTTTATGTTTTCAGCAATAGCGATGATTTGTCCAAAAACACTTTCCGCATCACGCATATGTCCTTCTGACTGACGAGCAATATCTTCAAGAACCAAGTTATCGATTTCGATCTTTTCACTATTGGCAATATATTGCAATTTCTTTACCACATCAGTAATGTTAATGCGCTTAAAATCAAAACGCTGGCAACGAGAGATAATGGTCGCCGGAATCTTGTGCACTTCAGTTGTTGCTAAGATAAAGATAACATTCTTGGGTGGTTCTTCAATAACTTTCAAAAGGGCGTTAAAAGCCGAAATGGACAGCATGTGAACCTCGTCGATGATAAAGACTTTAAATTTTGCGCCCGAAGTAGAGATTTTTGAGACCGCGATGATGTTCTCGCGAACATTGTCAACGCCAGTGTGACTCGCTGCATCAATCTCAATTACATCCACGCTCTTGCCAAGAGTAATTGCCTCACAGCTATCGCAGGTATTACAAGGCTCACTTTCGCCCTCCTTGCGATTGACACAGTTAATTGCCTTAGCAAAGACACGCGCAATTGTAGTCTTACCAATACCGCGTGGACCACAAAAAAGATAAGCATGGGCAATCTTGTCCTGCTCAATTTCATATTTTAAAGTAGTTTTGATGTGATTTTGACCGACTAATTCATCAAAATTCTGCGGTCGGTATTCTCTGTATATTGTCATATAATTTAATAACCGTCATCCCCGCGAAGGCGGGGATCCAGGCGCCACAGATAGTGGATACATTATTATAGAGACTAATCTAAATATAAATATTGATAATAAATAATGCTTTGTAAATTTTAATCCTCCATATACCAAAAATAATCTATGAGGTACCTGGATCCCCGCCTTCGCGGGGATGACGGGTGAAAAAAAATTGCTACATATTTAAATTGCCTAATAATTCTAATAACACAATTTAAAAATGTAGCAATTTAATAAAGATTTTAATTTCGCACAATATTATCAACGGCTGCCCATTTACTATCACCCGTCTTTGGCACCAAGACTACCACTTCATCGCCAACAGTACCACGGAAATATGTCACACTAGCAGTTAAAACTTTCAATTTAAGACCATCGGCGTTCACAATAAATGAGCCACCGCCACCTTGCTCCAAAGTACCAACCACGCGCTTGCGATCAATCGGACCGATTTGTTTGTAAACAAAAGTTCCGGTTGGTGTAATAGTTAATTTCAGAATATCACCTTCAACTAATTTTGACTTAGACGCATAATTTGCGGGAATACTGTATTGCTTACCGTCTGGGCCAATCATATTTTCACCATCAAAGACACCTTCAACAATTTTTCCTTCACCGTCATGTTCATCCTCGCCACCCTTATTAAAGCTGTCGTCATGAATCTGGCTGATTGCAATTTTGTCCAAATCGCCAATACCAGCAACACCGGAAATCAAATTTATCAATCTCTCGTTATTCTCTCTAGCATTTTCCAATAATTTTTTAATCAAAACAAATTTTGACTTACTCAAAACAACCACATCCTTATCACTTTTAACATCATCGGAGTTATCACCTTCTTCAAGCTCCAAGTCGTCAACATTGAATTCATCATCCATGTTCATGTTTGTTTCTGCCATATATTTGTGTTTTTGCCCAGCTAATTAAACCCTCCCTTTTTATTTAATAAAACTAGGTAAATTAACTAATTTTAGTTATTTTGTGGTCACCTGGAATTTAAATATTCCTGACCATACAAAAAACTTATAGTTTTTTTATATTTATTATCTAAGATAATTTATTTTATTATCTCTAATATATACCATTTATCCAGGTTTGGCAAGAGCAAATAGCAAGGGTTTTTATGTAGTAGTATTCTCATTTCGTTAGACTTCCCCTCACCCCAACCCTCTCCCGCCGGGGCGAGGGAGTCTTATTAAACACTGGTTCGACGACGAATTTCCGCCTCAATAATACTGCGATCTTGGCCAAATTTGAGACGGCTCAAAGTCTTTATTTTTTGTGCCATTCCCTCTCGCTCAATACCAGCAATCGGCCAAGGGCAATGCATGGAAAAAGGACGACTGGCCGTATTATCAATAAGAAGTTTTGTATAAACAGAATATTTTTCAACATTTAATAAATCATACTGACTAAAGACAGGACTAAATTCTTTTTCCAAAAATTCCGCATCTTCGGTGCCAATTCTAAAACTCACCATCGAACCGACGTTACCAAAAACGGCGTCCTTAATTGTCGTGTCACCCTTATTGACCATCTGTCCGATATATTGATGAGCGATGGTTAAATTCAAACTATATTTACGCGCCTCGGACAAAATAGAGCAAATTGAATCGGTGGTAAAATTTTGAAACTCGTCGATATATAAATAAAAATCCTTACGTTGTGCTTGCGGAATATCCGTACGCGACAAAGCATTCATTAAAATTTTACTAATTATGATCATGCCCAAAAGATAGGCATTCATCTCGCCAATGGCACCTTTGGACAAATCCACCAAAAGAATTTTTTGTTTATCCATAATATCGCGGAAATTGAACGAACTATTTTGTTGGCCGATAATCGGGCGCATCGTGTCATTGGAAATAAACTGTGTCAACTTGGATGTAATATAGGGCACGACATTCGCCAGGGCCGCATCACCACCCGCCTTCTCGGCTTCTTGCTTCCAAAAATCAACCACAGTTTGGTCCGCACAGCGCTCTAATTTCATTTTTCGAAAAGCTGGATTAGCCAACACTTTTGGCACTTCCATTAAAGTTGAACCGGATTCTGGATCAGACATAATCAAGAGCAAGGCATTGCGCATATATTGTTCAAAGATTGGACCACCGGTCGCCTTTAAATCGTACAACTTATCAAAAATCTTAATCATCTCATTAATTACAAAAGTTTTTTGCTCCGGATATTTCGGATCAAACTCAATCAAATTCAAAGCCATCGGCCGTTCAATGTCCGCCGGTCGGAATAAAATAACGTTTTCTGCTCTCTCGGGCGGAATGCGGGACAAGATATCGCTTACCAAGTCACCATGCGGATCCAAAACGCAAACGCCCTCACCATTAATAATATCTTGGACAGCCATATTGGCAATGAATTGTGACTTACCACCACCAGACTTACCAACTACATACATATGACGACGACGATCGTCACGCTTGATGTGCACGTCTTTTTTAACACCACGATGCACATTATAACCAAGATAAACCCCTTCACTTGGCGTGTCTACCGGTGCCGGGGCATGACGAGCAGTTAACCATAAAATATTCGGCGTCTCGGTGTCTTTTAGGGGTAGATGAAAAAGACTAGCCATCTCTGTTGTATTTAACAAAAATGATTTACCTTCATTAAAACGACGATAGATAAAATCATGAATAATGCGCTTCTTGTTGCCGGTATTAATACGGCTTGCAAAGCTGTTGCCATATTCATAAGAATTATATTGACTAAAAGCACTCGACAAATTTTCTAGATAGGTTTGCGCTCGTCCCTTATCCCGCGCTGCCACCACGATGCGTAAATTTACATCCATACCCGCACGTGCATTTTTTTCTTCAATACCTTTTAGAGCCTCTTGCTCCATTACAGTTAACATTTTTTGATTCTCGGACCTATTTGCCAAAGAAGGATCAGCCGAATGAAATACATCACCCAAAAAACCTAAAATTTTATGCAAGACCCCGGAGCTAAGTGCCTCTGATAAAGATTTTTTTTGATTAGCCTTACGAACCACCTCGCTCGCCTTGTAGTGCCAAGAATTTTTTGCACTACGAATAGTATATTGGATCGCCAAACCCTCATCTTCATCCACCTTGGACATAACATTGATCAAAGAATTTGTTGAATCAGTATCTTGCTTTAAATAAGTACGCAAAGGTAAAACAAAATGTCTTGTTGTTTTTAAAGTGCCGGCCAAAATTTCAGACTTGTGATTAAAAATATTATAATCCTTCACCTCTTCCAATGACGCGTCCGGATAATGCGCATTGATTTGTTGTTCAATATAGCGCTCTGCTCCGCGTGGGGCCACGATATAGAAATGAATCTTTTTCTTATTCGCCACAATCTCAAAAGAATAGCTATCATTACGACCATATAACCAAGCCTTAAAACCCCGCTCCGCCCGCAAGCCACCTATAGAAGAAAAGATTGTCTCACCTTTGGCAATTTCTTCGTGCAAGGATTGAACCCGATTTGTTTCATTGCCCTGGTTATTTCCTTGTTTGTCTTGAGGTAAACGGACTAAAAAAATAACGTAACGCTGA
This window encodes:
- a CDS encoding DEAD/DEAH box helicase, producing the protein MTTFKDLGLNKAIQQSLDDLGFTTPSPIQAESIPFLLSSTEDLIALAQTGTGKTAAFSIPIIQQLENNSKDLQAIILCPTRELALQISKDIVAFTKHSKEVTSLAVYGGESITNQISTLRRGVNIVVGTPGRVHDLIRRKALKLQDIRWVVLDEADEMLDMGFKDDLDAVLAETPETKQTLLFSATMSSSVRSIASKYMSKPHEISMGEKNIGADNVTHEYYIVQARDRYEALRRLVDSLPDIYGILFCRTRRETQEVADKLKENHYNAEPLHGEITQNMRTQIMDRFRNRKIQLLVATDVAARGIDVSDLTHVINYNLPDANETYVHRSGRTGRAQKSGTSITILHPKERSRIMDIQRKVGKPFTQKQVPQGEDICKSQLLGFVDKIKDADVNKEQIAQYLPAVNEKLDGLSREDLINHFISYELSHFLKDYEESRDLNTNATSGPAKERMASENVASFKINLGNRDGFDIKGLFGLINSKRELKGSEIGRVDVLPGHSVFGIDKKFQDAVLQALNGSSYRGKTLEVTQTTQSNEPRRKSFGGSRGSSFGGSRGGRSEGGRGGFKGRNEGRSEGGSGRSFGGRSEGGREGGYKKPFGGAAKKGKSDGSDVFKFGYTKKTRVS
- a CDS encoding DUF2892 domain-containing protein → MAIYRQPIDHWYLERLLFLIAGLLVPISVFLGIQVSSSFFYLTVFVGSVMVLFALTGYCPMSIILTKLGVKAK
- the dnaX gene encoding DNA polymerase III subunit gamma/tau codes for the protein MTIYREYRPQNFDELVGQNHIKTTLKYEIEQDKIAHAYLFCGPRGIGKTTIARVFAKAINCVNRKEGESEPCNTCDSCEAITLGKSVDVIEIDAASHTGVDNVRENIIAVSKISTSGAKFKVFIIDEVHMLSISAFNALLKVIEEPPKNVIFILATTEVHKIPATIISRCQRFDFKRINITDVVKKLQYIANSEKIEIDNLVLEDIARQSEGHMRDAESVFGQIIAIAENIKDGKRRISQEDANLVIPRSDIGEAIALIELLVKKDAASAIALVNKVMDEGVDLKRFLKDLIELLRKIMLGKINLKLSEKFGLELGEGVEVKISKILKEIEVGRVINAIEKFTKAGNEIKESFIIQLPVEVAIIELCSTPTMSAPVFTDNSGTGSGLKTGQEPTRKPNSVQVVNAQGDNVNFSSQQMMSKWNDVLAVVQKNNHSLSFVLRACVPGAVENGVLKLFFKFKFHRDRIEEPAVKAVVSDALKQIFGSTIVIESIVNEALNISETHEVSFDNDPTDEVAEQIIRENQVTETVEKVEGGNGGGDMLDSLLKTFGGKVVG
- a CDS encoding type IV secretory system conjugative DNA transfer family protein, which encodes MDYGLQQNINNDYVIDLSGWFWYVAAFAVLFLVLYIARLIIREKYLQKTFQRYVIFLVRLPQDKQGNNQGNETNRVQSLHEEIAKGETIFSSIGGLRAERGFKAWLYGRNDSYSFEIVANKKKIHFYIVAPRGAERYIEQQINAHYPDASLEEVKDYNIFNHKSEILAGTLKTTRHFVLPLRTYLKQDTDSTNSLINVMSKVDEDEGLAIQYTIRSAKNSWHYKASEVVRKANQKKSLSEALSSGVLHKILGFLGDVFHSADPSLANRSENQKMLTVMEQEALKGIEEKNARAGMDVNLRIVVAARDKGRAQTYLENLSSAFSQYNSYEYGNSFASRINTGNKKRIIHDFIYRRFNEGKSFLLNTTEMASLFHLPLKDTETPNILWLTARHAPAPVDTPSEGVYLGYNVHRGVKKDVHIKRDDRRRHMYVVGKSGGGKSQFIANMAVQDIINGEGVCVLDPHGDLVSDILSRIPPERAENVILFRPADIERPMALNLIEFDPKYPEQKTFVINEMIKIFDKLYDLKATGGPIFEQYMRNALLLIMSDPESGSTLMEVPKVLANPAFRKMKLERCADQTVVDFWKQEAEKAGGDAALANVVPYITSKLTQFISNDTMRPIIGQQNSSFNFRDIMDKQKILLVDLSKGAIGEMNAYLLGMIIISKILMNALSRTDIPQAQRKDFYLYIDEFQNFTTDSICSILSEARKYSLNLTIAHQYIGQMVNKGDTTIKDAVFGNVGSMVSFRIGTEDAEFLEKEFSPVFSQYDLLNVEKYSVYTKLLIDNTASRPFSMHCPWPIAGIEREGMAQKIKTLSRLKFGQDRSIIEAEIRRRTSV